The bacterium genome includes a window with the following:
- a CDS encoding tetratricopeptide repeat protein, giving the protein MPVFMITDIEGSTKKWEQYPETMKKALPRHDEIINTVISQHGGIIVKHTGDGVFAVFEKGDPLSCALEIQKKMNQENWTDVGMLRIRMGLHAGYAEKVGNDYFGPAVNKTARVMAAAWGGQIVLTPDVTHVTALPAQAQLKNLGMHMLKDLGEPQQIFQLDHGDLSQHDFPELRSLSAHPHNLPQQSTPFFGREEELDKICELLTDPAKRLISIVGPGGMGKTRLVLQAAADQIERFSNGVFFVPLAPLTTIPALISAIASATRFSFYSREDEKVQLLNFLREKEMLLILDNFEHVMEGTELVGQILAGAPRVKIITTSRELLNLRGEWMVNLSGMPVPESGQQKIETYSLVQLFVYNAQRVQHSYRLTDEDSAYVARICQLVGGLPLGIELAAAWIRCLSVKEILQEIEKNMDFLATSQRDMPERHRSLRAIFDYSWNLLTEQERDTLMRLSVFQRDFTRAAAEKIAVASLGTLASLVDKSLLRKTEKGRYELLKTIRNYTLERLTEQSKELTRMNSAHCEYYLGSVALMNKSVHGDITVPQEQAIAMDIENIRAAWKWGVDHDKEELVRDAIPNLFIFYRKQGFHKEGIEVVLYAVEKLVRHQDTQMYGRLLREQGALMMHTGNMNAASLVLEKSLRIFRTLKLPLETARTLIDLGDAIRYAGRIEEARKCYEESMSFCRELNDTFGTATGLDRMAYICESLGEYEKSTQLATQGLSLWQSLKNEYGIAMTLNVLGMTAHGAGDYESAKRHYLESLEVSRRLNNKMGIGRAMNNVANIFALQGDYDQAKKYYEECLVLFKEMGNIRGVAAALGNIGIIEMCHANYDKARAVFEEALSIEKKIGYKSGIAAGLSNLAAVAERTSDLERARELQEESLGMALEIGDAWLIEMGRNEMAVIALKQGDLQKAKVYVGEALEISFYKDHKPIVYDLLLTMARAYCQEGRTADALELCMQVTGAPVLNFETKKEAQKIIDEMASKGITKPDAAGKNLDLVVGKILNECKKASSPQNI; this is encoded by the coding sequence AGGTCGGCAATGATTATTTCGGGCCTGCGGTCAACAAAACAGCGCGGGTGATGGCCGCGGCCTGGGGCGGGCAGATCGTCCTGACGCCCGATGTCACCCACGTTACAGCCTTGCCGGCCCAGGCCCAGCTGAAGAATCTGGGAATGCATATGCTCAAGGATCTGGGCGAACCGCAGCAGATATTCCAGCTTGACCACGGCGATTTAAGCCAGCATGATTTCCCCGAACTCCGTTCTCTTTCCGCGCATCCCCATAACCTGCCGCAGCAGAGCACGCCCTTTTTTGGCCGTGAGGAAGAACTTGATAAGATCTGCGAGCTGCTCACCGACCCGGCGAAGCGGCTTATTTCGATCGTTGGCCCCGGGGGCATGGGAAAGACCAGGCTTGTCCTGCAGGCGGCCGCCGATCAGATCGAGCGGTTCAGCAACGGTGTTTTCTTTGTGCCGCTGGCCCCGTTGACCACGATCCCGGCGCTCATTTCGGCGATCGCCAGCGCCACCCGATTCTCGTTCTACAGCCGCGAGGACGAAAAGGTCCAGTTGTTGAATTTCTTGCGCGAAAAGGAAATGCTGTTGATCCTGGATAATTTTGAGCACGTCATGGAGGGGACGGAACTGGTGGGACAGATACTGGCCGGAGCGCCGCGCGTGAAGATAATCACGACTTCGCGCGAGCTCCTCAACCTGCGCGGCGAATGGATGGTGAACCTTTCCGGAATGCCGGTGCCGGAAAGCGGCCAGCAGAAAATCGAGACATATAGCCTGGTCCAGCTTTTTGTTTATAACGCGCAGCGCGTCCAGCATTCCTACCGGCTGACCGACGAGGACAGCGCTTACGTCGCGCGCATCTGCCAGCTCGTGGGCGGGTTGCCGCTCGGGATCGAACTGGCGGCCGCCTGGATCCGCTGTCTTTCGGTCAAGGAAATACTGCAGGAAATTGAGAAGAACATGGATTTTCTCGCTACCAGCCAGCGCGACATGCCGGAACGACACCGCAGCCTGCGCGCCATCTTCGATTATTCCTGGAACCTGTTGACTGAGCAGGAAAGGGATACGCTCATGCGGCTGTCGGTGTTCCAGCGCGATTTTACGCGCGCGGCCGCCGAGAAGATCGCCGTCGCTTCACTGGGCACGCTGGCTTCGCTCGTAGACAAATCATTGTTGCGGAAGACCGAAAAAGGCCGTTACGAGCTGCTCAAGACCATCAGGAATTACACGCTGGAGCGGCTCACCGAGCAGTCGAAGGAGCTGACGCGCATGAATAGCGCTCACTGCGAATACTATCTTGGTTCCGTCGCCCTGATGAACAAAAGCGTGCACGGCGACATCACGGTCCCGCAGGAGCAAGCCATCGCCATGGATATCGAGAACATTCGAGCGGCCTGGAAATGGGGTGTTGACCACGATAAGGAGGAACTGGTGCGCGACGCGATCCCGAACCTGTTCATTTTCTACCGGAAACAGGGTTTTCACAAGGAAGGGATCGAGGTCGTGCTGTACGCGGTCGAAAAGCTGGTCCGGCACCAGGACACTCAAATGTACGGCCGCTTATTGCGCGAACAGGGAGCGCTGATGATGCATACCGGTAATATGAACGCGGCGTCGCTGGTCCTGGAAAAAAGCCTGCGTATCTTCAGAACACTGAAGCTCCCCCTGGAGACCGCCCGGACCCTGATCGATCTTGGTGATGCCATAAGGTACGCCGGACGCATCGAGGAAGCAAGAAAATGCTATGAAGAAAGCATGAGTTTCTGCCGTGAATTGAACGATACCTTTGGCACCGCTACCGGGCTTGACCGTATGGCGTATATCTGCGAATCTTTGGGTGAATACGAAAAATCGACGCAGCTGGCAACCCAGGGCCTGTCCCTTTGGCAGTCCCTGAAAAACGAGTATGGGATCGCGATGACGCTCAACGTCCTCGGTATGACCGCTCATGGAGCCGGCGATTATGAATCGGCAAAGCGCCATTACCTGGAAAGCCTGGAGGTAAGCCGGCGGCTGAACAACAAAATGGGTATCGGTCGTGCGATGAACAACGTCGCAAATATTTTTGCGCTGCAGGGCGATTATGACCAGGCAAAAAAATACTATGAAGAATGCCTGGTGCTCTTTAAGGAAATGGGCAATATCCGGGGTGTGGCGGCGGCACTCGGCAACATTGGTATCATTGAGATGTGTCACGCCAACTATGACAAAGCGCGCGCGGTTTTTGAAGAAGCCCTGAGCATTGAAAAGAAAATCGGCTACAAATCAGGAATTGCCGCCGGCCTCTCGAATCTGGCGGCAGTCGCTGAGCGGACCAGCGACCTTGAGCGCGCCCGGGAACTACAGGAAGAATCGCTGGGCATGGCTCTGGAGATCGGTGATGCGTGGCTGATAGAAATGGGCCGCAACGAGATGGCGGTCATTGCATTAAAACAAGGGGATCTTCAGAAGGCGAAAGTTTATGTCGGGGAGGCCCTGGAGATCTCTTTTTATAAGGACCATAAACCAATAGTCTATGATCTTCTCCTGACCATGGCCAGGGCCTATTGCCAGGAAGGCAGGACCGCGGACGCCCTGGAACTGTGCATGCAGGTTACCGGCGCACCGGTTTTAAACTTCGAGACCAAGAAAGAAGCACAGAAGATCATTGATGAAATGGCTTCCAAGGGTATCACGAAACCGGATGCTGCGGGCAAAAACCTGGATCTGGTCGTGGGCAAAATACTCAACGAATGCAAGAAAGCGTCATCGCCTCAGAACATTTGA